The following are encoded together in the Erwinia sp. E602 genome:
- the carB gene encoding carbamoyl-phosphate synthase large subunit: MPKRTDIKSILILGAGPIVIGQACEFDYSGAQACKALREEGYRVILVNSNPATIMTDPEMADATYIEPINWEVVRKIIEKERPDAVLPTMGGQTALNCALELERQGVLAEFGVTMIGATADAIDKAEDRRRFDVAMKKIGLDTARSGIAHTMEEALAVAADVGFPCIIRPSFTMGGTGGGIAYNREEFEEICERGLDLSPTNELLIDESLIGWKEYEMEVVRDKNDNCIIVCSIENFDAMGIHTGDSITVAPAQTLTDKEYQIMRNASLAVLREIGVETGGSNVQFSVNPENGRLIVIEMNPRVSRSSALASKATGFPIAKIAAKLAVGFTLDELTNDITGGLTPASFEPSIDYVVTKIPRFNFEKFAGANDRLTTQMKSVGEVMAIGRTLQESMQKALRGLEVGATGFDPKVDLNDPEALTTIRRELKDAGSDRIWYIADAFRAGLSVEDIFALTNVDRWFLVQIEELVQLEQQVAKEGVNGLNYDFLRNLKRKGFADARLSALAGVSEAEIRKLREQHNLHPVYKRVDTCAAEFATNTAYMYSTYEEECESNPSQDRDKIMVLGGGPNRIGQGIEFDYCCVHAALALREDGFETIMVNCNPETVSTDYDTSDRLYFEPVTFEDVLEIVRIEKPKGVIVQYGGQTPLKLARALEAAGVPVIGTSPDSIDRAEDRERFQQAVDRLGLKQPANATVTAIDMAVEKAAIIGYPLVVRPSYVLGGRAMEIVYDEIDLKRYFNTAVSVSNDAPVLLDRFLDDAVEVDVDAICDGDQVLIGGIMEHIEQAGVHSGDSACSLPAYTLSEEIQNVMRQQVEKLAFELGVRGLMNVQFAVKDNEVYLIEVNPRAARTVPFVSKATGVPLAKVAARVMAGKKLAEQGVTEEIIPPYYSVKEVVLPFNKFQGVDPILGPEMRSTGEVMGVGRSFAEAFCKAMLGAQSNMKKSGRALLSVREGDKKRIVELAQRLQSYGFELDATAGTAAVLEAAGIVVRRVNKVHEGRPHIQDRLKNGEYAYIVNTTAGRQAIEDSKLIRRSALQYKVHYDTTLNGAFATTTSLNSSATDRVISVQEMHAQIAG, from the coding sequence ATGCCAAAACGTACAGACATAAAAAGTATCCTGATCCTCGGTGCTGGCCCGATCGTTATCGGCCAGGCCTGTGAATTTGACTACTCCGGCGCCCAGGCGTGTAAAGCCCTGCGTGAAGAGGGTTACCGCGTTATCCTGGTGAACTCTAACCCGGCCACCATCATGACCGACCCGGAAATGGCCGATGCCACCTACATCGAGCCTATCAACTGGGAAGTGGTGCGTAAGATCATCGAAAAAGAGCGCCCGGACGCGGTTCTGCCGACCATGGGCGGCCAGACCGCGCTGAACTGTGCGCTGGAGCTGGAACGTCAGGGCGTGCTGGCCGAGTTCGGCGTCACCATGATCGGCGCCACCGCCGACGCGATTGATAAAGCCGAAGACCGTCGCCGCTTTGATGTGGCGATGAAGAAGATCGGTCTGGACACCGCGCGTTCCGGTATCGCACACACCATGGAAGAAGCGCTGGCGGTTGCCGCTGACGTCGGCTTCCCGTGCATCATCCGTCCGTCCTTCACCATGGGCGGCACCGGCGGCGGTATCGCTTACAACCGTGAAGAGTTCGAAGAGATCTGCGAACGCGGTCTGGATCTGTCGCCAACCAACGAGCTGCTGATTGACGAGTCGCTGATTGGCTGGAAAGAGTACGAGATGGAAGTGGTGCGTGATAAAAACGACAACTGCATCATCGTCTGCTCGATTGAAAACTTCGATGCCATGGGCATCCACACCGGTGACTCGATTACCGTAGCGCCAGCCCAGACGCTGACCGACAAAGAGTACCAGATCATGCGTAACGCCTCGCTGGCGGTACTGCGTGAAATCGGCGTGGAGACCGGCGGTTCTAACGTTCAGTTCTCGGTGAATCCGGAGAACGGCCGTCTGATCGTTATCGAGATGAACCCGCGCGTGTCGCGCTCGTCGGCGCTGGCCTCAAAAGCGACCGGCTTCCCGATTGCTAAAATCGCCGCCAAGCTGGCAGTAGGCTTCACCCTCGACGAACTGACCAACGATATCACCGGTGGCCTGACCCCGGCTTCGTTTGAACCCTCTATCGACTACGTGGTCACTAAAATCCCACGCTTCAACTTTGAAAAGTTCGCCGGTGCGAATGACCGTCTGACTACCCAGATGAAGTCGGTCGGTGAAGTGATGGCGATTGGCCGCACCCTGCAGGAATCGATGCAGAAAGCGCTGCGTGGCCTGGAAGTGGGCGCGACCGGTTTCGACCCGAAAGTCGACCTTAACGACCCGGAAGCGTTGACCACCATCCGTCGCGAGCTGAAAGATGCCGGCTCAGACCGTATCTGGTACATCGCGGACGCCTTCCGTGCCGGCCTGAGCGTGGAGGATATCTTCGCGCTGACCAACGTTGACCGCTGGTTCCTGGTGCAGATTGAAGAGCTGGTGCAGCTGGAGCAGCAGGTGGCGAAAGAGGGCGTTAACGGCCTGAACTACGACTTCCTGCGTAACCTGAAACGTAAAGGCTTTGCCGATGCCCGCCTGTCGGCGCTGGCCGGCGTGTCGGAAGCCGAAATCCGCAAGCTGCGCGAGCAGCATAACCTGCACCCGGTCTACAAACGCGTGGACACCTGTGCGGCGGAATTCGCCACCAATACCGCTTACATGTACTCCACCTATGAAGAAGAGTGCGAGTCTAACCCGAGCCAGGATCGTGACAAAATCATGGTGCTGGGCGGCGGTCCAAACCGTATCGGCCAGGGTATTGAGTTCGACTACTGCTGCGTTCACGCCGCGCTGGCGCTGCGTGAAGACGGTTTCGAAACCATCATGGTCAACTGTAACCCGGAAACCGTGTCAACCGACTACGACACCTCTGACCGTCTCTACTTCGAACCGGTGACCTTTGAAGACGTGCTGGAAATCGTGCGCATCGAGAAGCCGAAAGGCGTGATCGTGCAGTACGGTGGCCAGACCCCGCTGAAGCTGGCGCGCGCGCTGGAAGCAGCAGGCGTACCGGTGATCGGTACCAGCCCGGATTCGATTGACCGTGCCGAAGACCGCGAGCGTTTCCAGCAGGCGGTCGATCGCCTGGGACTGAAACAGCCGGCTAACGCCACGGTGACCGCCATCGATATGGCGGTAGAGAAAGCGGCGATCATCGGTTATCCGCTGGTGGTGCGCCCGTCCTACGTGCTGGGCGGCCGCGCGATGGAGATCGTCTACGACGAAATCGACCTGAAGCGCTACTTCAACACCGCGGTGTCCGTCTCGAACGACGCGCCGGTGCTGCTGGACCGCTTCCTTGATGACGCGGTGGAAGTGGATGTTGATGCCATCTGCGACGGCGACCAGGTGCTGATCGGCGGCATTATGGAGCACATTGAGCAGGCCGGCGTGCACTCCGGTGACTCCGCCTGTTCTCTGCCGGCCTACACGCTGAGCGAAGAGATCCAGAACGTCATGCGTCAGCAGGTCGAGAAACTGGCCTTCGAGCTGGGCGTACGCGGCCTGATGAACGTGCAGTTCGCGGTGAAGGATAACGAGGTGTACCTGATTGAGGTGAACCCGCGTGCCGCCCGTACCGTGCCGTTCGTCTCCAAGGCCACCGGCGTACCGCTGGCGAAAGTGGCTGCCCGCGTGATGGCAGGCAAAAAGCTGGCCGAGCAGGGCGTGACCGAAGAGATTATCCCGCCGTACTACTCGGTGAAGGAAGTGGTGCTGCCGTTTAACAAGTTCCAGGGCGTTGACCCGATCCTCGGCCCGGAAATGCGTTCAACCGGTGAAGTGATGGGCGTCGGCCGCAGCTTTGCGGAAGCCTTCTGCAAAGCGATGCTCGGCGCGCAGAGCAACATGAAGAAGAGCGGCCGCGCGCTGCTGTCGGTTCGCGAAGGCGATAAGAAGCGTATCGTTGAGCTGGCACAGCGTCTGCAGAGCTACGGCTTTGAGCTGGACGCCACCGCCGGCACCGCTGCGGTGCTGGAAGCCGCGGGTATCGTCGTACGCCGGGTAAACAAGGTGCACGAAGGCCGCCCGCACATTCAGGATCGCCTGAAGAACGGTGAATACGCCTACATCGTGAACACCACCGCAGGCCGCCAGGCGATTGAGGATTCCAAGCTGATCCGCCGCAGTGCCCTGCAGTACAAGGTGCACTACGACACCACGCTGAACGGTGCCTTCGCCACCACCACCTCGCTGAACTCCAGCGCGACTGACCGGGTGATTTCAGTGCAGGAAATGCACGCGCAGATCGCCGGTTAA
- the carA gene encoding glutamine-hydrolyzing carbamoyl-phosphate synthase small subunit, which translates to MIKSALLVLEDGTQFHGRAIGATGSAVGEVVFNTSMTGYQEILTDPSYSRQIVTLTYPHIGNVGTNAADAESTQVHAAGLVIRDLPLIASNYRNEEGLSEYLVRHNIVAIADIDTRKLTRLLREKGAQNGCIIAGDALDAAVALEKAKAFPGLKGMDLAKEVTTPDAYQWAQGSWTLEDELPAAKTAAELPFHVVAYDYGVKRNILRMLVDRGCRLTVVPAQTSAEEVLALNPDGVFLSNGPGDPEPCDYAINAITRLLATDIPVFGICLGHQLLALASGAKTVKMKLGHHGGNHPVKDHDNNTVMITAQNHGFAVDDSNLPANLRVTHTSLFDHTVQGIHRTDKAAFSFQGHPEASPGPHDAAPLFDHFIELINAYRSAAK; encoded by the coding sequence TTGATTAAGTCAGCGCTCTTGGTTCTGGAAGACGGAACCCAATTCCACGGTCGGGCCATCGGGGCAACCGGATCGGCAGTGGGAGAAGTTGTTTTCAACACTTCAATGACCGGTTATCAAGAAATCCTCACTGATCCTTCCTATTCCCGCCAGATCGTTACTCTTACTTATCCCCATATCGGCAATGTCGGCACTAACGCCGCTGATGCAGAATCCACTCAGGTACATGCCGCGGGCCTGGTTATTCGTGATTTACCACTGATTGCCAGCAACTACCGTAATGAAGAAGGGCTGTCTGAGTATCTGGTTCGCCACAACATTGTCGCTATTGCCGATATCGATACGCGTAAGCTGACCCGTCTGTTGCGCGAAAAAGGGGCACAGAACGGTTGCATCATTGCCGGTGACGCGCTGGACGCCGCGGTGGCGCTGGAAAAGGCTAAAGCCTTCCCGGGCCTGAAAGGCATGGACCTGGCAAAAGAAGTCACCACCCCGGATGCCTATCAATGGGCACAGGGCAGCTGGACGCTGGAAGATGAACTGCCGGCGGCGAAAACCGCTGCGGAGCTGCCGTTCCACGTGGTGGCCTATGACTACGGCGTGAAGCGCAACATCCTGCGCATGCTGGTGGATCGCGGCTGCCGCCTGACCGTGGTGCCGGCGCAGACCTCTGCAGAAGAGGTGCTGGCCCTGAATCCGGACGGCGTGTTCCTCTCTAACGGACCGGGCGACCCGGAGCCGTGTGACTACGCGATTAACGCCATCACCCGTCTGCTGGCAACCGACATCCCGGTGTTCGGCATCTGCCTAGGCCACCAGCTGCTGGCGCTGGCCAGCGGGGCTAAAACGGTGAAGATGAAGCTCGGCCACCACGGCGGCAACCACCCGGTGAAAGATCACGACAACAACACCGTGATGATCACCGCGCAGAACCACGGTTTTGCCGTTGATGACAGCAACCTGCCGGCTAACCTGCGCGTGACCCATACCTCACTGTTTGACCACACGGTACAGGGTATTCACCGCACCGATAAAGCGGCGTTCAGCTTCCAGGGGCACCCTGAAGCCAGCCCAGGCCCGCACGATGCTGCACCGCTGTTCGATCACTTTATCGAACTGATTAACGCTTACCGTTCTGCCGCGAAATAA
- the surA gene encoding peptidylprolyl isomerase SurA, whose amino-acid sequence MKNWRMLILGAALTANTAFAAPQVVDKVAAVVNNGVVLESDVDGMMQSVKGQAQQSGQQLPDDKTLRHQIVERLVMDNIMLQMGRQAGIQISDAQLDQAIGNIAAQNKMSVDQLRSRLAYDGMNYATYREQIRKEMLTSEVRNNEVRRRVTILPQEVDSLSNQMAAQNDAGTELNISHILLPLPENPTQQQVDDQETLAKQLVQESKSGADFGKLAITYSADPQALKGGNMGWGKLQELPSLFAQALVTAKKGDIVGPIRSGVGFHILKVNDVRGENQSVSVTEVHARHILLKPSPIMTDDQARQKLLETAADIKSGRISFADAAKQLSQDPGSANQGGDLGWSSPEAYDPAFRDALLRLNKGQTSAPVHSSFGWHLIQLLDTRQVDKTDSAKKERAYRLLFNRKFSEEAQTWMQEQRAAAYVKILDGSAQ is encoded by the coding sequence ATGAAGAACTGGAGAATGCTGATCCTCGGTGCCGCCTTAACGGCCAACACCGCGTTCGCAGCCCCGCAGGTTGTTGATAAGGTCGCCGCCGTGGTAAATAACGGCGTGGTGCTGGAGAGTGACGTCGACGGCATGATGCAGTCGGTCAAAGGCCAGGCGCAGCAGTCCGGGCAGCAGCTGCCGGATGATAAAACGTTGCGTCACCAGATTGTCGAACGTCTGGTGATGGATAACATCATGCTGCAGATGGGCAGACAGGCCGGCATCCAGATTAGCGACGCGCAGCTGGATCAGGCGATCGGCAACATCGCCGCACAGAACAAAATGAGCGTCGATCAGCTGCGCAGCCGCCTGGCGTATGACGGCATGAACTACGCCACCTACCGCGAGCAGATCCGCAAAGAGATGCTGACCTCGGAAGTGCGTAATAATGAAGTGCGCCGCCGCGTCACCATCCTGCCGCAGGAAGTGGACTCCCTCTCAAACCAGATGGCCGCGCAGAACGATGCCGGTACCGAGCTGAACATCAGCCACATTCTGCTGCCGCTGCCGGAAAACCCAACGCAGCAGCAGGTTGACGACCAGGAAACCCTGGCCAAACAGCTGGTGCAGGAGAGCAAAAGCGGTGCCGATTTCGGCAAGCTGGCGATCACCTATTCCGCCGATCCGCAGGCGCTGAAAGGCGGCAACATGGGCTGGGGCAAACTGCAGGAGCTGCCGTCGCTGTTTGCGCAGGCGCTGGTGACCGCCAAAAAAGGCGACATCGTTGGCCCGATCCGCTCAGGCGTCGGCTTCCATATCCTGAAAGTTAACGACGTGCGCGGTGAAAACCAGAGCGTTTCGGTTACCGAAGTGCACGCCCGCCATATCCTGCTAAAGCCGTCACCGATCATGACCGATGACCAGGCGCGCCAGAAGCTGCTGGAAACCGCTGCCGATATTAAGAGCGGTCGAATCAGCTTTGCCGATGCGGCCAAACAGCTGTCGCAGGACCCGGGTTCCGCCAACCAGGGCGGTGATCTTGGCTGGAGCTCCCCGGAAGCCTACGATCCGGCGTTCCGCGACGCACTGCTGCGCCTGAACAAGGGCCAGACCAGCGCCCCGGTTCACTCCTCGTTCGGCTGGCACCTGATTCAGCTGCTGGATACCCGCCAGGTTGATAAGACCGACTCCGCGAAGAAAGAGCGCGCCTACCGCCTGCTGTTCAACCGTAAATTCTCGGAAGAAGCGCAGACCTGGATGCAGGAACAGCGTGCCGCCGCCTATGTGAAGATCCTCGATGGCAGCGCTCAGTAA
- a CDS encoding LysE family translocator gives MFETTLFVATIATLGMLSPGPDFFLVVKNAARYSRRAALMTAMGVNCAVATHMAYCVAGLAVVITTTPWLFMLLKYAGAAYLIWIGIQALRAHGGSRLDLNSVAQEPVTLSKAFLQGYLCNLLNPKATLFFLSVFTQVLSVDSGVGEKLWYAGIILGLSTLWWPLLVFLIQSAPVRAGLTKAQRIIDKLLGGVLIALGIKVALS, from the coding sequence ATGTTTGAAACTACGCTGTTCGTTGCCACCATCGCCACGCTGGGCATGCTCTCCCCCGGCCCCGATTTTTTCCTGGTGGTGAAAAATGCCGCCCGCTATTCGCGCCGCGCCGCGCTGATGACGGCGATGGGCGTTAACTGCGCGGTCGCCACCCATATGGCTTATTGTGTGGCCGGCCTGGCAGTGGTCATCACCACCACGCCGTGGCTGTTTATGCTGCTGAAATATGCCGGTGCAGCGTACCTGATCTGGATCGGTATTCAGGCGCTGCGGGCGCACGGCGGCAGCAGGCTGGATCTGAATAGCGTGGCGCAGGAACCGGTGACGCTGAGTAAAGCCTTCCTGCAGGGCTACCTGTGTAACCTGCTCAACCCGAAGGCGACGCTGTTTTTCCTGTCGGTATTCACCCAGGTGCTCAGCGTCGACTCCGGCGTCGGTGAGAAACTCTGGTATGCCGGCATCATCCTCGGCCTCTCCACGCTGTGGTGGCCGCTGCTGGTGTTTCTGATCCAGAGCGCACCGGTGCGTGCCGGGCTGACCAAAGCCCAGCGCATCATCGACAAACTGCTGGGCGGCGTGCTGATCGCGCTGGGCATCAAGGTGGCGCTCTCCTGA
- the apaH gene encoding bis(5'-nucleosyl)-tetraphosphatase (symmetrical) ApaH, with product MSTYLIGDIHGCYDELKMLLAQVDFDPAQDELWLTGDLVARGPASLDVLRYVRSLGDSVRIVLGNHDLHLLAVYAGISRNKPKDRLTPLLEADDADELINWLRRQPLLQVDEEKKLVMAHAGITPQWDIDTAKLCAREVEAVLSSDTYPLFLDAMYGDMPNNWSPALSGLARLRFSTNALTRMRFCFPAGQLDMISKESPENAPPPLKPWFNVPGLLPADYTVIFGHWASLEGKGTPDNVIGLDTGCCWGGTLTLLRWEDRQVFVQPSNREVTPAL from the coding sequence ATGAGCACTTATCTTATCGGCGATATTCACGGTTGCTACGACGAGCTGAAAATGCTGCTGGCGCAGGTGGATTTCGATCCGGCGCAGGACGAGCTGTGGCTGACCGGCGATCTGGTGGCCCGTGGGCCGGCCTCGCTGGACGTGCTGCGTTATGTGCGCTCGCTCGGCGACAGCGTGCGCATCGTGCTGGGCAATCACGATCTGCATCTGCTGGCGGTGTACGCCGGCATCAGCCGCAATAAACCGAAGGATCGCCTGACGCCGCTGCTGGAGGCCGACGATGCCGACGAGCTGATCAACTGGCTGCGCCGCCAGCCGCTGCTGCAGGTGGATGAAGAGAAAAAACTGGTGATGGCGCACGCCGGTATCACCCCGCAGTGGGATATTGACACCGCAAAACTGTGTGCCCGCGAAGTCGAGGCAGTACTGAGCAGCGACACCTATCCGCTGTTCCTGGATGCGATGTACGGCGATATGCCGAACAACTGGTCACCGGCGCTCAGCGGTCTGGCGCGCCTGCGCTTCAGCACCAACGCACTGACCCGCATGCGCTTCTGCTTCCCCGCCGGGCAGCTGGACATGATCAGCAAAGAGTCGCCGGAAAATGCGCCACCGCCGCTGAAGCCCTGGTTTAACGTGCCCGGCCTGTTGCCCGCTGACTACACGGTGATCTTCGGTCACTGGGCGTCGCTGGAAGGGAAAGGCACGCCGGATAACGTCATCGGCCTCGATACCGGTTGTTGCTGGGGCGGCACCCTGACCCTGCTGCGCTGGGAAGACAGGCAGGTCTTTGTTCAGCCCTCTAACCGGGAAGTCACCCCGGCACTGTGA
- the apaG gene encoding Co2+/Mg2+ efflux protein ApaG: protein MNDTPRVCVHVQSVYIASQSAPEEDRYVFAYTVTIRNLGRIPVQLIGRYWLITNGNGRETEVQGEGVIGEQPHIAPGDEFQYTSGAILETPMGTMQGHYRMVDADGETLLVDIPVFRLAVVSHIH, encoded by the coding sequence ATGAACGATACGCCCCGTGTTTGTGTCCATGTACAAAGCGTCTACATTGCGTCGCAGTCTGCGCCCGAAGAAGACCGTTATGTGTTTGCGTACACCGTCACCATCCGTAATCTGGGGCGTATCCCGGTGCAGCTGATCGGCCGCTACTGGCTAATCACCAACGGCAACGGCCGTGAAACCGAAGTCCAGGGTGAAGGGGTGATCGGCGAACAGCCGCACATCGCCCCTGGCGATGAGTTCCAGTACACCAGCGGTGCGATACTCGAAACCCCGATGGGCACCATGCAGGGGCATTACCGCATGGTTGACGCCGACGGCGAGACGCTGCTGGTGGACATTCCGGTGTTCCGGCTGGCGGTTGTCAGCCACATTCACTGA
- the folA gene encoding type 3 dihydrofolate reductase: MMISLIAALAADRVIGMENAMPWHLPADLAWFKRQTLNKPVVMGRRTWESIGRPLPGRLNIVISSKPGDADGVTWVSSIDEALQVAGDVEELMVIGGGRIYEQLLPRADRLYLTHIDAEVEGDTHFPDYEPDEWQSTFSEFHDADDKNSHSFCFEILDRR, translated from the coding sequence ATGATGATTAGCCTGATTGCGGCCCTGGCGGCCGATCGCGTAATTGGTATGGAAAACGCCATGCCATGGCACCTGCCTGCTGACCTGGCGTGGTTTAAACGCCAGACGCTGAACAAGCCGGTGGTGATGGGGCGGCGTACCTGGGAGTCGATTGGACGCCCGCTGCCAGGACGGCTGAATATTGTAATTAGCAGTAAACCTGGCGATGCCGATGGTGTGACCTGGGTGAGCTCGATTGACGAAGCGCTGCAGGTAGCAGGCGACGTGGAAGAACTGATGGTGATCGGCGGCGGACGGATCTACGAGCAGCTGCTGCCGCGTGCCGATCGTCTCTATCTGACCCACATTGACGCGGAAGTGGAAGGGGATACCCATTTCCCGGACTATGAGCCGGATGAGTGGCAGTCAACCTTTAGCGAATTTCACGACGCCGACGACAAGAACTCCCACAGCTTCTGCTTTGAGATCCTCGATCGCCGCTAA
- the rsmA gene encoding 16S rRNA (adenine(1518)-N(6)/adenine(1519)-N(6))-dimethyltransferase RsmA: MNNRVHQGHFARKRFGQNFLNDQYIIDSIVNAIHPQRGEAIVEIGPGLGALTEPVGERIDEMTVVELDRDLAARLQTHPFLGPKLTIFQQDAMTFDFAALSAEKGQPLRVFGNLPYNISTPLMFHLFSYVGAIKDMHFMLQKEVVNRLVAGPGSKAYGRLTVMAQYYCQVIPVLEVPPESFTPAPKVDSAVVRLMPYAEIPHPVQDIRALSRITTEAFGKRRKTLRNSLGHLFSAEALAEMNIDPTLRAENITVAQYCQLANWLTAHPQQQPPQEN, translated from the coding sequence ATGAATAATCGCGTTCACCAGGGCCACTTCGCCCGCAAACGTTTTGGACAGAACTTCCTTAACGATCAGTATATTATCGACAGTATTGTCAACGCCATTCACCCACAGCGCGGCGAGGCGATTGTTGAGATCGGCCCTGGCCTCGGTGCACTCACCGAGCCGGTGGGTGAGCGCATTGATGAAATGACGGTGGTCGAACTGGACCGCGATCTGGCAGCACGCCTGCAGACGCATCCGTTCCTCGGCCCGAAGCTGACCATTTTCCAGCAGGATGCGATGACCTTTGATTTTGCGGCGCTGTCTGCGGAAAAAGGCCAGCCGCTGCGCGTGTTCGGCAACCTGCCGTACAATATTTCGACCCCGCTGATGTTCCACCTGTTCAGCTACGTCGGCGCGATCAAAGATATGCACTTTATGCTGCAGAAAGAAGTGGTTAATCGTCTGGTCGCCGGCCCTGGCAGCAAAGCCTATGGCCGCCTGACCGTAATGGCACAGTACTACTGCCAGGTGATCCCGGTGCTGGAAGTACCGCCGGAGTCCTTCACCCCGGCACCGAAGGTCGATTCTGCGGTGGTGCGCCTGATGCCTTACGCGGAGATCCCGCACCCGGTACAGGATATCCGCGCGTTGAGCCGCATCACCACCGAAGCCTTTGGTAAACGCCGTAAAACCCTGCGTAACAGCCTCGGCCACCTGTTCTCTGCCGAAGCTCTGGCCGAAATGAACATTGACCCGACGCTGCGCGCTGAGAACATTACCGTGGCGCAGTACTGCCAGCTGGCGAACTGGCTGACCGCGCACCCTCAGCAGCAGCCTCCTCAGGAGAACTGA
- the pdxA gene encoding 4-hydroxythreonine-4-phosphate dehydrogenase PdxA translates to MAALSNLRVVVTPGEPAGIGPDLIVVLAQQAWPVELVVCADPELLRTRAAALRLPLELREYDASATARPQDAGSLTVLPLPLASHAVAGELSVDNSHYVLASLARACDGCLNGEFAALVTGPVHKGVINDAGIPFSGHTEFFAERAGCERVVMMLATEELRVALATTHLPLKDVADAITRDSLHEVITILNADLQSKFGLASPHILVCGLNPHAGEGGHMGREEIDTITPALDELRQQGINLTGPLPADTLFQPKYLQHADAVLAMYHDQGLPVLKYQGFGRAVNITLGLPFIRTSVDHGTALELAATGQADAGSFKTALNLAITMIKSSNE, encoded by the coding sequence ATGGCAGCGCTCAGTAACCTGCGCGTGGTGGTCACTCCCGGCGAACCCGCCGGGATTGGGCCCGATCTGATCGTCGTCCTGGCGCAACAGGCGTGGCCGGTTGAGCTGGTAGTCTGTGCCGATCCCGAGCTGCTGCGCACCCGCGCGGCAGCGCTGCGTTTGCCGCTGGAACTACGCGAATATGATGCCAGCGCGACGGCCCGCCCGCAGGACGCCGGTTCACTGACCGTGCTGCCGCTGCCGCTGGCCAGCCACGCGGTGGCCGGTGAACTCAGCGTGGATAACAGTCACTACGTGCTGGCCTCGCTGGCGCGCGCCTGCGACGGTTGCCTGAACGGCGAATTTGCCGCGCTGGTTACCGGACCGGTGCACAAAGGGGTGATCAACGACGCGGGCATTCCGTTCAGCGGCCACACCGAGTTCTTCGCCGAACGCGCCGGGTGCGAGCGCGTGGTGATGATGCTGGCCACCGAAGAGCTGCGGGTGGCGCTGGCCACCACCCATCTGCCGCTGAAAGACGTGGCCGACGCCATCACCCGTGACAGCCTGCATGAAGTGATCACCATCCTTAACGCCGATCTGCAGAGCAAGTTCGGCCTTGCAAGCCCGCACATTCTGGTGTGTGGGCTGAACCCGCACGCGGGTGAAGGCGGCCATATGGGGCGGGAAGAGATTGATACCATTACCCCGGCGCTGGACGAACTGCGCCAGCAGGGCATCAACCTGACCGGGCCACTCCCCGCGGACACCCTGTTCCAGCCGAAATATCTGCAGCACGCCGATGCGGTGCTGGCGATGTATCACGATCAGGGCCTGCCGGTGCTAAAATATCAGGGCTTTGGCCGCGCGGTGAATATCACCCTCGGTCTGCCATTTATCCGCACGTCCGTCGACCACGGCACCGCCCTTGAACTGGCGGCTACGGGTCAGGCCGATGCGGGCAGCTTCAAAACGGCGCTTAACCTCGCCATCACCATGATTAAGAGCAGTAATGAATAA
- the dapB gene encoding 4-hydroxy-tetrahydrodipicolinate reductase has product MSNAEIRIAVVGAAGRMGRQLIQATVQAEGARLGAAVVRAGSSLVGADAGELAGSGALGVKISDSLNAVVNDFDVLIDFTRPEVSLEYLAFCRQHGKAMVIGTTGFDEVGKAAIKAASAEIGIVFAANFSVGVNLVLKLLEKAAKVMGDYADIEIIEAHHRHKVDAPSGTALAMGEAIADAMDWNLNEHAVYAREGITGERKAQTIGFATVRAGDIVGEHTAMFADIGERVEITHKASSRMTFANGAVRAAGWLSAHKSGLFDMRSVLNLEDL; this is encoded by the coding sequence ATGAGTAACGCAGAAATCCGTATCGCCGTGGTGGGAGCCGCCGGGCGTATGGGACGTCAGCTGATTCAGGCCACTGTACAGGCCGAAGGCGCTCGTCTGGGGGCCGCCGTGGTGCGTGCCGGGTCATCGCTGGTGGGGGCTGATGCCGGTGAACTGGCGGGCAGCGGTGCGCTGGGGGTGAAAATCAGCGACAGCCTGAACGCGGTGGTAAATGACTTCGACGTGCTGATCGATTTTACCCGCCCGGAAGTCAGCCTGGAGTACCTGGCCTTTTGCCGCCAGCATGGCAAAGCGATGGTGATTGGTACCACCGGCTTTGATGAGGTGGGCAAGGCGGCGATTAAGGCCGCGTCGGCAGAGATTGGCATCGTGTTTGCCGCTAACTTTAGCGTCGGCGTTAACCTGGTACTGAAGCTGCTGGAAAAAGCCGCCAAAGTGATGGGCGACTACGCGGATATCGAAATTATTGAAGCCCACCACCGTCATAAAGTGGATGCGCCGTCCGGCACCGCGCTGGCGATGGGTGAGGCGATTGCCGATGCGATGGACTGGAACCTGAACGAGCACGCGGTTTACGCCCGTGAAGGCATTACCGGCGAGCGCAAGGCGCAGACTATCGGATTTGCCACCGTACGCGCCGGCGATATCGTCGGTGAGCATACCGCGATGTTTGCGGATATCGGTGAGCGGGTAGAGATTACCCACAAGGCTTCAAGCCGGATGACCTTCGCTAATGGTGCGGTTCGTGCGGCTGGTTGGTTGAGTGCGCATAAATCAGGTCTCTTTGATATGAGAAGCGTGCTTAATCTGGAAGATTTGTAA